ATGGCATGCCCAGTAAGATGAAAGTATCTGCCAAGCCTTGGACTCCTATGCCAATTGGTCTGTGCAGTAGATTTGACCTCTTTGCAGTTTCAACTGGGTAATAATTAACATCTATTATTTTGTTGAGGTTTGCTGTAACTATCTCAATAACCTGTTAAATTAAGAACAGAAAAATTTGAGAATAGTAATAATAAATAGTGTGAAATATTCCATCCTATGAAAAACAAGCAATTGAAGCACACCTCAGCTAGCTTGTCAAAGTCAAAATATCTGTTCTTTGATCCACTGCTGCCAACCAGCTTGGATGGCTGTGACTCTATAGGAACCCCCTGAAGGAGATAAAAGCCAGCAATGTTAGCATATCCTTTGTCATGGAAGCATATAAATTGAATTTACAAGTTATGATCCACAGGGTATACCTTCTCTCTGACAAACCGCGGTAAAGCAATTGATGCCAAATTGCACACAGCAGTTTCAGTAGGACTTGTGAACTCTATTATCTCAGTACATAAGTTTGAAGACTTGATAGTCCCCAGATTTTGTTGATTACTTTTTCTATTGCAAGTATCCTGTGGACATATAAAAAGTTATGCACAGCCCAGCAaaataattgatatgacaaaaaCTGATATTCTTAGTACAATACCTTGAAAAGCATATATGGTGTTCCAGTTTCTATCTGGGCCTTCAGAATTTCAAACCATAGGTTCTGAGCTATAACAACTTTCTTCGCCTTGTCCTAGAGTTTTAAAGAAAAAATCAGTGAATGCCAGTTCAATTAAAAGtcattctaatttaaaatttgaaaaccaGGATCACCTCTCTTTCATATTTCATGTATAGCTTTTCAAAATCTTCACCCCAACAGTCAGCCAATCCTGGAGCTTCATTAGGGCAAAACAGTGACCACTGTCCATTATTTTGGACCCTCTCCATGAAGAGATCAGGAATCCAGAGCGCATAAAAAAGATCTCGTGCCCTATGTTCTTCCTGTAAACACCTAGAAACTAAGACTCATACTGCAATGATaaatttatcatgggtaggaacaTATGGTTCATTGTTGGAAATAATTGCCTGAGAATACTATTAAATCATATGCATGGAGACTTAACATTACATATCCTGTGTATTTCTTGTACTAGCATATATCTTTTATTAAATTGTCTACTAGACTTATGACAGCATACTTAAATAAACAACATGAAATGCATATCTTGACTAATCCCCATTTGATCATATGTTACCATTACATCCTGATTTTATAAAGTCACATCCCTACTTATAGTCATGGTTCGAGGGAGGTCAATAAAATTAGGTAACATCaagtaaaaattaaataatatcttatTGCTACCTTATGTCAGGCTAGCATTGACTGAAATTTCATCAACTGAAAATCTTGTATGCTGAAAAACCAGAGCAAGTCAATAAAGTAACTAAATCAGTTTGTCATCCCCACTAGAGCCAAACAGAACATGAGGCAGAATACATCTCCAAATAACTATGCATAAAGATGTGATTGAACTACATCACTCCAGAGCTTGAGAAGCTAAAGATGATACCTTTCCATGATTCTTTCGAAGATCAAGGAACTCAAAAATATCTGCATGCCAAGGCTCCAAATACACAGCAAATGcacctaaaaaaatatttttgcagtCAACAACCATATGCCTTACTTATATTAAAGAAAGCAAAAGAAGTTAACATGATTAACATACCCTTTCTCTTGCCTCCCCCTTGATCAACATAACGAGCAGTATCATTAAACACCCGCAGCATTGGAACAATGCCATTAGAAGTTCCATTTGTCCCACGAATATAACTGCCTGTGGCACGTATATTATGAACTGAAACACCAATTCCTCCAGCAGACTTGCTTATGACAGCACATTCCTTCAAAGTGTCATATATTCCCTCAATACTATCATCTTTCATGCAGATAAGGAAGCAGCTGCTTAACTGGCACAACCCCATAAAATAAACaagcaaataagttttttttttttttttccgaacaatttttgagaatttttaaagAGTTCAGGAGATGGTACTTGAGGCCTTGGAGTGCCTGCGTTAAATAATGTTGGAGAAGCATGAGTGAACCAGCGTTGAGACATCAAATGATATGTTCTGAGAACAGAATCAATATCATTCTTGTGGATTCCAACAGCAACTCTCATCAGCATGTGTTGTGGCCTTTCTACTACTTTTCCAGAAACTTTCAAGAGGTAAGATCTCTCGAGAGTCTTAAAACCAAAGTAGTCATAATCAAAGTCCCTATCATAAATTATCTCACTGTCCAAGCGAGAAGCATTCTGAAATACATACAATTGGAACAAATTATACAAGGACTGATGGTTATATCATCATACCACATTTTAACTTGTACGAAGACCATGCAGACAGATGATAACTTACCAAAATAAGTAAACAAATCTGAGGAGAATTCATGTAGTGAATGTCCTATCTTAGTAGGGTAACAAGAATACAAGATAATTAAATACAATTAGAAAAGCACAGCAGGCACCACATATTAAAAGAACACATTTTGCACAGCCATAATCGTTACCATCAAAAAATTTTCAGCTATTCAGGTTGCAAATTAAGATTGATTTCGTAATTAAGATTCATTTTAGGACTAAGAGCCAGACGTCCAAAAATTGCACAGAATACGATAAAGAATAAAATaaggtcctttttttttttatgttatcaTGGTGAATCCAGTCTCAGACATGACAAATTACATCATAAATCACGGAGATATTTTTTTGggttgtgtgtgtatgtgtgtgaatGGGGGCGGAGCTATCATGTACCATTCAGATATAGACTCCATAAACCCTCATGAATATGAAAGTGAAGATGCAAAAAATAAGAGTCCAAAATTACTTTGATGGGCTAACGATGATGAACATTTAAGAATATGTTTAACAAACACtggattggattggattggatGTACAACAATCTTATGTTTCCTTTCTGTGGTGAATAAGGTTTTAACATCATTACTGTTAGAAAGCAATCTGACAGCACACAGAAATGAGTTGTAGAGAACTCCAATTATCTTACATATGCTTAAACAAAGACTAGCAAGATCAGATCACCTTCATAATTATCTCATAGACATCGTCCGCAATCAAAGGGGCCTTCTGTCCAGATCTCTCATTAAAATGGTTATACATATCCTTGATCCTGTGACCATGACCATCAATTCATAAGCCAGAAACCAGAGATATAAACTTATGAATGCACAATTACCAAATCTAAATATCCAAAGTAAGAAAtacaaaataggaaaaaaaaaaaaggtaaaacagGCATCTTACGTCTCCGAGAATGACTTCTTCGTGTTCTTATGCAAATTTGAGACCGCAATCCTGGCTGCAAGCTATAATAA
The sequence above is a segment of the Elaeis guineensis isolate ETL-2024a chromosome 7, EG11, whole genome shotgun sequence genome. Coding sequences within it:
- the LOC105048410 gene encoding ribonucleoside-diphosphate reductase large subunit isoform X2; the protein is MYVVKRDGRQESVHFDKITARLKKLSYGLSQEHCDPVLLAQKVCAGVYKGVTTSQLDELAAETAAAMTANHPDYASLAARIAVSNLHKNTKKSFSETIKDMYNHFNERSGQKAPLIADDVYEIIMKNASRLDSEIIYDRDFDYDYFGFKTLERSYLLKVSGKVVERPQHMLMRVAVGIHKNDIDSVLRTYHLMSQRWFTHASPTLFNAGTPRPQLSSCFLICMKDDSIEGIYDTLKECAVISKSAGGIGVSVHNIRATGSYIRGTNGTSNGIVPMLRVFNDTARYVDQGGGKRKGAFAVYLEPWHADIFEFLDLRKNHGKEEHRARDLFYALWIPDLFMERVQNNGQWSLFCPNEAPGLADCWGEDFEKLYMKYEREDKAKKVVIAQNLWFEILKAQIETGTPYMLFKDTCNRKSNQQNLGTIKSSNLCTEIIEFTSPTETAVCNLASIALPRFVREKGVPIESQPSKLVGSSGSKNRYFDFDKLAEVIEIVTANLNKIIDVNYYPVETAKRSNLLHRPIGIGVQGLADTFILLGMPFDSPEAQQLNKDIFETMYYHALKASSEIAVKEGTYETYQGSPVSKGLLQPDMWNVTPSGRWDWPALRKMISKYGLRNSLLIAPMPTASTSQILGNNECFEPYTSNIYSRRVLSGEFVVVNKHLLHDLTEMGLWSPALKNMIIYEGGSVIRIPEIPEHLKAIYKTVWEIKQRTLVDMAIDRGCYIDQSQSLNIHMDQPNFGKLTSLHFYAWSKGLKTGMYYLRTRAAADAIKFTVDTSLLKNTKPVEDEDAEAKAQVVCSLNNREECMACGS
- the LOC105048410 gene encoding ribonucleoside-diphosphate reductase large subunit isoform X1 produces the protein MYVVKRDGRQESVHFDKITARLKKLSYGLSQEHCDPVLLAQKVCAGVYKGVTTSQLDELAAETAAAMTANHPDYASLAARIAVSNLHKNTKKSFSETIKDMYNHFNERSGQKAPLIADDVYEIIMKNASRLDSEIIYDRDFDYDYFGFKTLERSYLLKVSGKVVERPQHMLMRVAVGIHKNDIDSVLRTYHLMSQRWFTHASPTLFNAGTPRPQLSSCFLICMKDDSIEGIYDTLKECAVISKSAGGIGVSVHNIRATGSYIRGTNGTSNGIVPMLRVFNDTARYVDQGGGKRKGAFAVYLEPWHADIFEFLDLRKNHGKEEHRARDLFYALWIPDLFMERVQNNGQWSLFCPNEAPGLADCWGEDFEKLYMKYEREDKAKKVVIAQNLWFEILKAQIETGTPYMLFKDTCNRKSNQQNLGTIKSSNLCTEIIEFTSPTETAVCNLASIALPRFVREKGVPIESQPSKLVGSSGSKNRYFDFDKLAEVIEIVTANLNKIIDVNYYPVETAKRSNLLHRPIGIGVQGLADTFILLGMPFDSPEAQQLNKDIFETMYYHALKASSEIAVKEGTYETYQGSPVSKGLLQPDMWNVTPSGRWDWPALRKMISKYGLRNSLLIAPMPTASTSQILGNNECFEPYTSNIYSRRVLSGEFVVVNKHLLHDLTEMGLWSPALKNMIIYEGGSVIRIPEIPEHLKAIYKTVWEIKQRTLVDMAIDRGCYIDQSQSLNIHMDQPNFGKLTSLHFYAWSKGLKTGMYYLRTRAAADAIKFTVDTSLLKEMQNTKPVEDEDAEAKAQVVCSLNNREECMACGS